Proteins found in one Paenibacillus wynnii genomic segment:
- a CDS encoding DUF4183 domain-containing protein → MNSIGPQGAQGFPGEHGSQGAPGNQGLRGPQGSQGLPGAAGPQGSRGLPGAAGPQGSQGLPGAAGPQGSQGLPGAAGPQGSQGLPGAAGPQGSQGLPGAAGPQGSQGLPGPTGPAGPTGPAGSSPQINSTLTADRYFYTADSDISPPMDIPANQFTNDNGDSITEFPALDQNSYADLFINGIMQVGGTYSVSPSTLNLLNNQDTIFTGTPLSLEFVQLLVQVIQ, encoded by the coding sequence ATGAATTCAATCGGTCCGCAAGGAGCTCAAGGGTTTCCTGGGGAACACGGATCGCAAGGTGCTCCGGGCAACCAAGGATTAAGAGGCCCCCAGGGTTCCCAAGGTCTCCCGGGAGCCGCAGGCCCCCAGGGTTCCCGAGGTCTCCCGGGAGCCGCAGGCCCTCAGGGTTCCCAAGGTCTCCCGGGAGCCGCAGGCCCTCAGGGTTCCCAAGGTCTCCCGGGAGCCGCAGGCCCTCAGGGTTCCCAAGGTCTCCCGGGAGCCGCAGGCCCTCAGGGGTCCCAAGGTCTCCCGGGAGCCGCAGGCCCCCAAGGTTCCCAAGGTCTCCCCGGTCCCACTGGTCCCGCAGGCCCAACAGGTCCAGCAGGGTCTTCGCCCCAGATTAATAGCACACTAACGGCTGATAGATATTTCTATACGGCAGACTCTGACATTTCTCCACCAATGGATATTCCCGCAAATCAATTCACCAACGATAACGGGGACTCTATTACTGAATTTCCGGCTCTTGATCAGAATAGTTATGCGGATCTTTTCATCAACGGGATTATGCAAGTGGGTGGCACCTATAGTGTAAGTCCAAGCACGTTGAACCTACTTAATAACCAAGACACTATTTTTACAGGAACGCCCTTATCCTTAGAATTCGTTCAGCTATTGGTTCAGGTAATCCAATAA
- a CDS encoding DUF4183 domain-containing protein, whose product MAIIKPFVAARRFSTTAGDGTGTGATFNILATATTNDAGVAATAFPVPTYYNLYINAQIQTSDTSTLTTAAITIPDGDTLDDATPIIIEIVVT is encoded by the coding sequence ATGGCTATAATCAAACCCTTTGTTGCTGCCAGAAGATTTAGTACTACAGCAGGCGACGGAACCGGCACCGGCGCTACTTTTAATATTCTTGCTACAGCCACTACCAATGATGCTGGGGTAGCTGCTACAGCATTTCCAGTTCCTACGTATTATAATCTTTACATTAATGCGCAGATTCAAACCTCTGATACTTCTACTCTTACAACCGCTGCAATCACTATTCCAGACGGGGATACACTAGATGACGCTACCCCAATTATCATTGAAATTGTTGTAACCTAA
- a CDS encoding serine/threonine protein kinase has protein sequence MLDRWRNFILAWRDYPAQTGTVIGERYRVVQVLGIGSYGIAYLCRDELENCEVAVKLAKPSKKKTAKLLLEREREVLSRLDHPYIQRLRNYGESKKGSWIVTDYIAGMTMEDLIFEENLVIGERECLRWTLVLMDRITHVHEPGFVHLDLRIPNVIVRDQEVVVIDFGLARPIGGGQGQFWDDTALKSVPPAGMKPYIQSDLFDIGHLMLYMLYSGYRPEPGMPERPWEEELSLSTAVRQILRRLLEEDNPYPDSATFVADLYTALGGVP, from the coding sequence TTGCTTGACAGGTGGCGCAATTTCATTCTGGCCTGGCGTGATTATCCGGCGCAGACCGGGACAGTGATTGGAGAACGGTATCGTGTAGTTCAGGTACTTGGCATCGGAAGTTATGGCATCGCATATCTCTGCCGGGATGAGCTGGAGAATTGTGAAGTAGCGGTGAAACTCGCCAAACCCAGCAAGAAGAAGACTGCTAAGCTTCTGCTGGAACGGGAGAGAGAGGTTCTCTCACGGCTGGACCACCCTTATATTCAAAGGCTGAGGAATTATGGGGAGAGTAAAAAGGGAAGCTGGATCGTAACCGACTATATTGCTGGTATGACAATGGAGGATCTGATTTTTGAGGAGAACCTTGTTATCGGTGAGCGTGAATGCCTGCGCTGGACATTAGTGCTCATGGATCGGATAACTCATGTTCATGAACCGGGATTTGTACATTTGGACCTGCGTATCCCAAATGTTATTGTACGGGACCAAGAGGTCGTGGTTATAGATTTTGGTCTGGCACGGCCCATTGGGGGTGGACAAGGTCAGTTCTGGGACGATACTGCGCTCAAATCTGTACCTCCAGCGGGCATGAAGCCTTACATCCAGTCGGATCTGTTCGATATTGGCCATTTAATGTTATACATGCTCTACTCCGGTTACCGTCCGGAACCGGGCATGCCGGAACGTCCCTGGGAGGAGGAACTCAGTCTTTCCACTGCGGTACGGCAGATACTCAGGCGTCTTCTAGAGGAGGATAACCCTTATCCTGACTCTGCCACTTTTGTTGCTGATCTGTACACGGCACTGGGTGGAGTCCCGTGA
- the pseI gene encoding pseudaminic acid synthase, with protein MKEITIGNKRIGKGNPPFIIAEMSGNHNKSLDRALDIVKAAAKAGAHAFKIQTYTPETMTLNIQTGDFRIESNGLWKGKSLFELYKEAYTPWEWHQTIFDCCRELGMIPFSTPFDETSLEFLETLDVPCYKIASFENNDIPLLRKVASKGKPMIISTGMASLGEIENVVKTITEAGCYDFILLKCTSSYPASPGNSNLNTIPYLRDIFDCQVGLSDHTLGIGAAVASVALGSTVIEKHFTLNRDEGGVDSAFSLEPEEFASLVKETDAAWKSLGGVSIGPTKEEKNSLQFRRSIYISKDIKAGEEMTMENLRIIRPGFGLDPKYYDLLLGKQIKKDLKMGTPLSWELLL; from the coding sequence ATGAAGGAAATCACGATCGGTAATAAACGTATAGGAAAGGGCAATCCTCCTTTTATCATAGCGGAAATGTCAGGGAATCATAATAAGTCACTTGACCGGGCGCTCGATATTGTGAAAGCTGCGGCAAAAGCAGGAGCGCATGCGTTTAAAATTCAAACGTATACTCCTGAAACGATGACACTTAATATCCAAACCGGAGATTTCAGGATTGAATCCAATGGACTTTGGAAAGGGAAGTCTCTATTTGAACTCTATAAAGAGGCGTATACCCCTTGGGAATGGCATCAGACGATCTTTGATTGTTGCAGGGAATTAGGTATGATTCCTTTTAGTACACCGTTTGATGAAACATCGCTTGAATTTTTAGAAACCCTTGATGTTCCTTGCTATAAAATTGCCTCTTTCGAAAATAATGATATCCCTTTATTAAGAAAGGTCGCATCCAAAGGAAAGCCGATGATTATCTCAACAGGGATGGCTTCCCTTGGTGAAATTGAAAATGTAGTAAAAACAATTACTGAGGCAGGCTGTTATGATTTCATTTTATTAAAGTGCACAAGCAGTTATCCAGCTTCACCCGGAAACTCGAATCTGAATACGATTCCCTATTTAAGAGATATATTTGATTGTCAGGTTGGTTTATCAGACCATACCTTGGGAATTGGAGCAGCTGTTGCAAGTGTAGCTCTGGGCAGCACAGTCATTGAGAAGCATTTTACACTTAACCGTGATGAGGGAGGAGTTGATTCTGCTTTTTCCTTGGAGCCTGAAGAATTTGCTTCACTCGTGAAAGAGACAGATGCTGCTTGGAAGTCATTGGGCGGGGTTTCAATCGGTCCAACAAAGGAAGAAAAAAATTCGCTTCAATTCAGAAGATCGATTTATATTTCTAAAGATATAAAGGCTGGCGAAGAGATGACAATGGAAAATTTAAGAATCATTCGTCCAGGATTTGGTTTAGATCCAAAATACTACGATCTACTTTTGGGAAAGCAAATTAAAAAAGATTTAAAAATGGGTACTCCATTAAGCTGGGAGCTGTTATTGTAG
- the pseH gene encoding UDP-4-amino-4,6-dideoxy-N-acetyl-beta-L-altrosamine N-acetyltransferase — MTSINDYKLENLSQGEINLVLEWRNADHIRPFMNHDDLIPLEDHYRWLEAVEKDASKLVKLCFYKEKPIGLVNFSQIDPKNKTCEWGFYIGDKTSPRGSGKIMGILALDYIFKERKMRKCCAQILDFNRKSLSYHQKLGFAEEGRLVKQILKNNKYVDVVLMGVFNEQWEKQSEFLKEEVLRANEGNHDR; from the coding sequence ATGACATCCATTAATGATTATAAACTGGAGAATTTAAGCCAAGGGGAAATCAATCTTGTATTGGAATGGCGTAATGCTGATCATATACGTCCTTTTATGAATCATGATGATTTGATTCCGTTAGAAGATCATTATCGATGGTTGGAGGCCGTGGAAAAAGATGCAAGTAAACTAGTAAAGCTGTGTTTTTATAAAGAAAAACCCATTGGTTTAGTTAACTTTTCACAAATCGATCCGAAGAACAAAACTTGTGAATGGGGATTCTATATTGGGGATAAGACCAGTCCTCGCGGGTCCGGGAAGATCATGGGGATCTTAGCTTTGGATTACATTTTTAAAGAAAGAAAGATGAGGAAATGTTGTGCTCAAATACTGGACTTTAATAGAAAGAGCTTATCCTATCACCAAAAATTAGGTTTTGCTGAAGAAGGCAGGCTAGTAAAGCAAATTCTGAAAAATAATAAATATGTCGATGTGGTGTTAATGGGTGTATTTAATGAACAATGGGAGAAGCAAAGTGAATTTCTAAAAGAGGAGGTTTTGAGAGCAAATGAAGGAAATCACGATCGGTAA